In the genome of Bacteroidales bacterium, one region contains:
- a CDS encoding imidazolonepropionase, protein MSILIINIKKLIQVENTPRAWVAGSEMSKIGAIDDAFLYIKEGIIEEFGKMGEASNKFSKEKDLTIIDATGKMVFPSFCDSHTHLVYAGSREIEYIDKIKGLSYEEIAKRGGGILNSAKLLHNTSEDELYNQSLTRINEIISLGTGAVEIKSGYGLTTDNELKMLRVIKRLKESTPITIRATFLGAHAVPLEYKGRQGEYVDMIINEMIPLVASADLADFIDVFCDKGFFTVEETERMLMAGMKYGLKAKIHANELDYSGGIQVGVKYGAQSVDHLEYTGDDEIECLLKSETMPTLLPGAAFFLGMVDPPVRKMIQAGLPVAMASDYNPGSSPSGDMKFVMSLGCIKMKMLPEEVINAVTINSAYAMGISDTHGSIAKGKVANVFITKPIPSYEFIPYSYTSRIIDTVILNGKIIKNEKV, encoded by the coding sequence ATGTCAATACTCATTATCAATATAAAGAAGTTAATTCAGGTAGAAAATACACCTCGTGCGTGGGTTGCTGGTTCTGAAATGTCAAAAATAGGAGCTATAGACGATGCCTTCCTCTATATAAAAGAAGGTATAATCGAGGAATTTGGAAAAATGGGAGAAGCATCCAATAAATTTAGTAAGGAGAAAGATTTAACAATAATTGATGCAACTGGTAAAATGGTGTTCCCCTCATTTTGCGATTCCCATACCCATTTGGTTTATGCAGGAAGTCGTGAAATTGAGTATATCGACAAGATAAAAGGTTTATCCTATGAGGAGATTGCCAAGAGGGGTGGAGGAATCCTAAACTCGGCAAAACTTCTGCACAATACATCCGAGGATGAATTATACAATCAATCGCTTACAAGAATAAATGAGATTATTTCTTTAGGTACTGGTGCAGTAGAGATTAAGAGTGGTTATGGCTTAACTACTGATAATGAGCTAAAAATGCTCAGAGTAATAAAACGATTGAAAGAATCAACTCCAATTACTATTCGGGCTACTTTTTTAGGAGCACATGCAGTGCCTTTAGAATATAAGGGTAGACAAGGTGAATATGTTGATATGATTATTAACGAGATGATTCCTTTAGTCGCCTCAGCGGATCTTGCCGATTTTATTGATGTATTTTGCGATAAAGGTTTCTTTACTGTTGAGGAAACAGAGCGGATGTTAATGGCTGGAATGAAATATGGGTTAAAGGCAAAAATTCATGCTAATGAACTTGATTATTCGGGAGGCATTCAGGTGGGAGTTAAGTATGGAGCGCAATCGGTTGATCACTTGGAATATACTGGAGATGATGAAATAGAATGTTTACTGAAATCTGAGACCATGCCTACGCTTTTACCAGGAGCCGCATTTTTTTTAGGAATGGTAGATCCTCCCGTTCGTAAGATGATTCAAGCGGGGTTGCCTGTGGCTATGGCATCGGATTACAATCCGGGCTCTTCCCCATCAGGAGATATGAAATTTGTGATGTCGCTTGGTTGTATTAAGATGAAAATGCTTCCAGAAGAGGTAATAAATGCAGTAACCATAAACAGCGCCTACGCCATGGGCATTAGCGATACGCATGGTAGCATTGCCAAAGGCAAAGTTGCAAACGTTTTTATAACAAAACCAATTCCATCATACGAGTTTATACCCTATTCATATACCTCTAGAATTATAGATACTGTGATTTTAAACGGAAAAATTATTAAAAATGAAAAAGTATAA
- a CDS encoding YfcC family protein, which translates to MDNQKKKKEFPHTYVIIFAIIIIAAVLTWIVPGGEFARVSKDVNGISREVIVPGSFVKVDNQPQSWQVFTSIFQGMKRTYDIVFYILMIGGSFWLMNESKALDVAIYSFLNFTKRIERFKFLKIVGVNNLVIALIMICFSFFGAVIGMSEETIAFVVIFVPLSISMGYDSIVGVCMCFLGAGLGFASALLNPFTIGIAQGLSGIQLFSGIEYRFIIWIVINSIGIGYVIWYANRIKKNPKLSPVYEIDEYWRHKNTTEGNGSKTKPTNAAWIIFSIVSFVFAISSYFYPITHLTIGNSTVSAPIIPIATIIWVVAGILALRHSVQLFIVNILFFTILFLIVGVMGYGWYIKEISSLFLVMGLCSGIAFGKNANQIARLFIEGAKDIMSAALVVGLASGIVVILEQGKIIDSLLFFSASAMEGYGKLVSIAIMFIFYNLLNFIIASGSAKAALTIPLMSQFSDLIGISRQTTVTIYQLGGGFTNLISPTSGVTVGVLSIAKIPFNKWFRWFLPLMLILIVVAFLLLIPTIYIKLNGF; encoded by the coding sequence ATGGATAATCAAAAAAAGAAAAAAGAGTTTCCACATACATATGTAATAATTTTTGCGATCATTATTATTGCTGCCGTTTTAACTTGGATTGTACCCGGTGGAGAATTTGCAAGGGTTAGCAAAGATGTTAATGGAATTAGCCGGGAAGTTATAGTTCCAGGGTCTTTTGTAAAGGTCGATAATCAGCCTCAATCCTGGCAAGTTTTCACATCCATCTTCCAAGGAATGAAAAGAACTTATGATATTGTTTTTTATATTCTCATGATTGGCGGTTCTTTTTGGCTCATGAATGAAAGCAAGGCTCTTGATGTGGCTATATATTCATTCCTGAATTTTACAAAAAGGATTGAACGATTTAAATTTTTAAAAATAGTTGGGGTAAATAATCTTGTAATTGCCTTAATTATGATATGCTTTAGCTTCTTTGGGGCAGTTATTGGAATGAGCGAGGAGACAATTGCCTTTGTAGTCATATTTGTTCCACTTTCAATAAGTATGGGTTATGACTCTATAGTTGGTGTTTGTATGTGTTTTTTAGGAGCAGGCTTGGGTTTTGCTAGTGCACTATTAAACCCATTCACTATTGGTATTGCACAGGGATTATCGGGAATTCAACTTTTTTCAGGTATTGAATATCGATTTATTATTTGGATTGTTATAAATTCTATTGGAATTGGTTATGTTATATGGTATGCAAATAGGATTAAAAAGAATCCTAAACTTTCACCTGTTTATGAAATTGATGAATACTGGCGTCATAAAAACACAACTGAAGGTAATGGGTCTAAAACAAAACCAACAAATGCTGCTTGGATAATTTTTTCTATTGTATCTTTTGTATTCGCAATTTCTTCATACTTCTATCCTATTACTCATCTGACAATTGGCAATAGTACAGTTTCAGCACCAATTATACCCATTGCAACTATTATTTGGGTTGTTGCTGGCATATTAGCATTGCGCCATTCTGTGCAACTGTTTATAGTAAACATTCTGTTCTTTACCATACTATTCCTAATTGTGGGAGTTATGGGCTATGGGTGGTATATTAAGGAAATCTCTTCGCTATTCCTTGTGATGGGACTTTGCTCAGGCATAGCATTTGGTAAGAATGCAAATCAGATAGCCCGATTGTTCATTGAGGGGGCAAAGGATATCATGTCTGCTGCGTTGGTCGTTGGACTGGCAAGTGGCATTGTTGTTATTCTTGAGCAGGGTAAAATAATTGATTCTTTGCTTTTCTTTTCGGCAAGTGCTATGGAAGGTTATGGGAAACTAGTATCTATCGCCATAATGTTTATATTCTACAATCTATTAAACTTCATTATAGCCTCTGGTTCAGCAAAGGCTGCACTTACAATTCCTTTGATGTCACAATTTTCTGATCTGATTGGAATTAGCCGTCAAACAACCGTAACTATTTATCAATTGGGTGGAGGATTTACTAATCTTATATCACCCACTTCAGGTGTAACTGTAGGGGTTTTAAGTATTGCAAAAATACCTTTCAACAAATGGTTTAGGTGGTTTTTGCCATTAATGCTAATTTTAATAGTAGTAGCATTTTTACTCCTTATTCCAACTATTTATATTAAACTAAACGGATTTTAA
- a CDS encoding response regulator has product MSGNNNYNWKDKLFLIVEDDPASSMLLEIILSKTGAKLLFAESGEMSIEIVKMTRGIDIILMDIKMKGISGFQATTFIKQIAPDIPIIAQTACVVYGDKERCFESGCSGYIPKPINYEVLLETINNHLNKVTTKEVTKDQLYSN; this is encoded by the coding sequence ATGTCGGGTAATAATAATTATAACTGGAAGGACAAACTTTTTTTAATTGTTGAGGATGATCCTGCAAGTTCAATGCTTTTAGAGATTATACTTTCCAAAACTGGTGCAAAGTTACTTTTCGCAGAAAGTGGCGAGATGTCAATAGAAATAGTAAAGATGACCAGAGGTATTGATATCATCTTAATGGATATTAAAATGAAAGGTATTAGTGGATTTCAGGCTACCACTTTTATTAAGCAGATTGCCCCAGATATACCAATTATTGCTCAAACAGCCTGTGTTGTTTATGGGGACAAGGAGCGTTGTTTTGAATCGGGTTGTTCTGGGTATATTCCTAAACCAATAAATTACGAGGTGCTTTTAGAAACAATCAATAATCACCTAAATAAGGTTACTACAAAAGAAGTTACAAAAGATCAGCTCTATTCAAATTGA
- the uvrB gene encoding excinuclease ABC subunit UvrB, translating into MDFKLTAEFQPTGDQPDAIKQLVEGFIRGDKFQTLLGVTGSGKTFTIANVIANLNRPTLILSHNKTLAAQLYGEFKQFFPENAVEYFVSYYDYYQPEAYLPVTDTYIEKDLSINDEIEKLRLSATSSLLSGRRDVIVVSSVSCLYGIGNPQDFYNSTIRIKVGQKLSRNQFLRQLVDSLYSRNEVDFKRGTFRVKGDSVDIFLAYGDKGIRVVYFGDDIEEIVVFDPISGSRLETLPETVIYPANIFIAAKERMNSAIYEIQDDLVKQINFFRENGKAAEAKRIQQRVEYDLEMIRELGYCPGIENYSRYFDGRPAGMRPFCLIDYFPKDFISIIDESHATIPQIRAMQGGDNSRKHTLVEYGFRLPAAVDNRPLKFDEFESLISQVIFASATPADYELQQCQGVIVEQLIRPTGLLDPVIIVKPSLNQVDDLIGEINQCVELEERVLVTTLTKRMAEELVKYLVKFDIRCRYIHSDVDTLERVEIMDNLRSGLFDVLVGVNLLREGLDLPEVSLVAILDADKEGFLRSARSLTQTAGRAARNINGKVIMYADKITNSMKITIDETNRRREKQLLYNEKYGITPKQIIKARVSVLGKGAAGKAKTINPYTEPLNIDYAADPVVQYMSEGALLKAIENAKKSMEKAAKELDFIEAARFRDEMLALQKVKDGRGKSV; encoded by the coding sequence ATGGATTTTAAACTTACAGCTGAATTTCAGCCAACTGGCGATCAGCCCGATGCGATTAAGCAGCTAGTTGAAGGTTTTATTCGTGGAGATAAATTTCAAACACTACTCGGGGTTACAGGATCAGGAAAGACTTTTACAATTGCCAATGTTATTGCAAACCTTAATAGACCAACCCTAATTCTTAGCCATAATAAAACATTAGCGGCTCAGTTGTATGGTGAGTTTAAGCAGTTTTTTCCTGAAAATGCTGTGGAATACTTTGTTTCTTACTACGATTACTATCAACCAGAGGCATATTTACCAGTTACGGACACCTATATAGAAAAAGATCTTTCAATAAATGATGAGATTGAAAAGTTGAGGCTTAGCGCAACATCCTCTTTGCTTTCTGGTCGTAGAGATGTTATTGTAGTATCATCAGTTTCATGTCTTTATGGTATTGGAAATCCACAAGATTTTTACAATAGTACAATAAGAATTAAAGTTGGGCAGAAGTTGAGTCGAAATCAGTTTTTACGTCAGCTAGTGGATAGTCTATATTCACGTAATGAGGTTGATTTTAAGCGTGGTACATTTAGAGTAAAAGGTGATAGTGTCGATATCTTTTTAGCGTATGGTGATAAAGGGATTCGAGTTGTTTATTTCGGAGATGATATAGAGGAAATAGTGGTTTTTGATCCCATAAGTGGATCCCGTTTAGAGACTTTACCTGAAACGGTGATATATCCAGCAAATATTTTTATAGCAGCAAAGGAACGCATGAACTCTGCTATTTATGAGATTCAGGATGATTTAGTCAAGCAAATAAACTTTTTCAGAGAGAATGGTAAGGCGGCTGAGGCAAAAAGGATTCAGCAAAGGGTTGAGTACGATCTGGAGATGATCCGCGAATTAGGTTACTGCCCAGGAATTGAGAACTACTCTCGGTATTTTGATGGACGTCCTGCTGGGATGCGACCTTTCTGTTTGATTGATTATTTTCCTAAAGATTTCATCTCAATAATTGACGAAAGTCATGCTACAATCCCTCAAATTAGGGCAATGCAAGGAGGCGATAACTCTCGGAAGCATACCTTGGTTGAGTATGGTTTCCGTTTACCAGCAGCTGTTGATAATCGACCCCTAAAATTCGATGAGTTTGAAAGCCTTATTAGTCAAGTTATTTTTGCAAGTGCTACTCCTGCCGATTATGAACTTCAGCAATGTCAGGGTGTTATTGTTGAGCAGTTGATAAGGCCAACAGGCCTTTTAGATCCTGTCATTATTGTAAAACCTAGTTTAAATCAGGTTGATGATTTGATAGGAGAGATTAATCAATGTGTTGAATTAGAGGAGCGTGTGCTTGTTACAACCCTTACAAAACGAATGGCAGAGGAGCTGGTTAAATATTTAGTTAAGTTTGATATTCGATGTAGGTACATTCATTCTGATGTAGATACTCTAGAGAGAGTTGAAATAATGGATAACCTAAGGAGCGGGCTATTTGATGTTTTGGTTGGAGTAAACCTTCTTCGTGAGGGATTGGATTTGCCTGAGGTTTCTTTGGTTGCTATTCTTGATGCTGATAAGGAAGGGTTTTTACGTTCAGCACGTTCGCTAACACAAACCGCTGGTCGTGCAGCAAGAAATATCAACGGTAAGGTAATTATGTATGCCGATAAGATAACCAATTCAATGAAGATAACCATTGATGAGACAAATAGGAGGAGGGAGAAACAGCTTTTATATAACGAAAAATATGGGATAACACCTAAACAGATTATAAAAGCTAGAGTATCTGTTCTAGGTAAGGGAGCAGCTGGTAAAGCAAAGACAATAAATCCTTACACAGAGCCCTTGAATATTGATTATGCTGCTGATCCCGTGGTTCAATATATGAGTGAAGGTGCTTTGTTAAAAGCAATAGAAAATGCTAAAAAATCAATGGAAAAAGCAGCAAAAGAACTCGATTTTATTGAAGCAGCACGATTTAGAGATGAAATGCTAGCATTACAGAAAGTGAAAGACGGGAGAGGAAAAAGCGTATAG
- a CDS encoding DUF4197 domain-containing protein, whose translation MKKYNGFLLGVVVIITSSFTFASQATSNNTIKYQIVKSDEVAKGLIEALQVGAKNSAEKASKVDGFYKNAEIFIPFPQDAIKVKTTLEKAGMKKQIAEFELSLNRAAEEASKKALPILIDAIKGISFSDAMSILKGSNNAATLYLKDKTGEKLKVAFKPIVKEAISKVQVTKYWENVAKAYNKLNVLSGGKKVNPDLESYITDKAIEGLFKMIAKEEQQIRNNPTARVTDLLKKIFN comes from the coding sequence ATGAAAAAGTATAATGGATTTCTACTTGGAGTAGTTGTGATAATTACTTCAAGTTTTACATTTGCAAGTCAAGCGACCTCGAATAATACTATTAAATATCAAATAGTTAAATCAGATGAGGTTGCCAAGGGATTAATTGAAGCCCTTCAGGTTGGCGCAAAGAACTCAGCAGAAAAGGCCTCAAAAGTTGATGGTTTCTATAAGAATGCTGAAATTTTTATCCCTTTTCCACAAGATGCCATAAAGGTAAAGACTACTCTTGAGAAGGCAGGAATGAAAAAACAGATAGCCGAGTTTGAACTCTCGCTTAACCGTGCTGCCGAAGAAGCATCTAAAAAGGCACTTCCAATTCTAATAGATGCAATCAAGGGAATTAGCTTTTCCGATGCAATGAGCATTTTAAAAGGTTCAAACAATGCAGCTACCTTGTATTTAAAGGATAAAACGGGAGAAAAACTCAAAGTTGCTTTTAAACCTATTGTGAAAGAGGCAATATCAAAGGTTCAGGTTACAAAATATTGGGAGAATGTGGCTAAAGCATATAATAAACTGAATGTATTATCGGGTGGAAAGAAGGTAAACCCAGACCTTGAATCCTATATTACCGATAAGGCAATCGAAGGATTGTTTAAAATGATAGCAAAAGAGGAGCAGCAGATACGAAATAATCCAACTGCTAGAGTTACGGATTTACTCAAAAAAATCTTTAATTAG
- the ftcD gene encoding glutamate formimidoyltransferase: MENKKLIECVPNFSEGCDMSIIKQITDAIETVDGVRLIDVDPGKATNRTVVTIVGTPDEVCEAAFRAAKKASEIIDMSKHSGAHPRFGATDVCPLVPVSNITMEEVVEYARKLAKRIGEELQIPVYCYEFAASEEKRRNLANCRSGEYEGLPKKLQDPNWKPDFGPSKFNPRTGAIAVGARNFLIAYNVNLNTTSTRRANAVAFDIREKGRPVRVGNQVTGKIALDEKGNELWIPGSLKACKAIGWFIEEYGIAQVSINLTDITVTSMHIAFEESSAKAMERGLRVTGSELVGVVPLQAMLDAGKYFLNKQQRSTGISEREIIKIAIKSMGLDELTPFDPDKKIIEYILRGSSKKKLIDLSLEAFAIETASESPAPGGGSISASMGAFGVALGTMVANLSAHKPGWDDRWKEFSDWADKGKFYMEQLIKLIDEDTNAFNKIMDAFGLPKSNDEEKATRKNAIQQATLYATEVPFKVMQLCFESMEVIKAMAEFGNPNSVTDAGVGALAARSGVLGAFLNVKINASGLEDKVVVERFLKEGESIVKKAIELESDILTIVENKISGKK, encoded by the coding sequence ATGGAGAATAAAAAGTTAATTGAATGCGTGCCCAATTTCAGCGAGGGATGCGATATGTCTATTATCAAACAGATAACAGATGCCATAGAAACTGTTGATGGAGTAAGATTGATAGATGTTGATCCGGGTAAAGCAACAAATCGGACTGTTGTAACAATAGTTGGAACACCCGATGAAGTTTGTGAAGCTGCATTTAGGGCTGCAAAAAAAGCATCTGAAATTATTGATATGAGCAAGCATTCTGGTGCTCATCCACGTTTTGGTGCAACAGATGTTTGCCCACTAGTGCCAGTTTCAAATATAACTATGGAAGAGGTAGTTGAATATGCTCGAAAATTAGCAAAAAGAATTGGTGAGGAGTTACAAATACCCGTTTACTGTTACGAGTTTGCTGCTTCGGAAGAAAAGAGGCGTAATTTAGCAAACTGTCGTTCGGGGGAATACGAGGGACTACCCAAAAAACTACAAGATCCAAATTGGAAACCCGATTTTGGTCCCTCCAAATTCAACCCTAGAACAGGCGCAATTGCTGTAGGTGCTCGGAATTTTTTAATTGCATATAATGTAAACTTAAATACAACATCCACAAGAAGGGCGAATGCTGTAGCCTTTGACATACGTGAGAAGGGAAGACCAGTTAGGGTAGGAAATCAGGTTACTGGTAAAATAGCCCTTGATGAAAAGGGAAACGAGTTATGGATTCCTGGTTCCCTAAAAGCATGTAAAGCAATTGGATGGTTTATAGAGGAGTACGGGATTGCTCAGGTATCTATCAACCTAACCGATATTACTGTAACCTCTATGCACATTGCTTTTGAAGAATCGTCCGCCAAAGCAATGGAGCGTGGGTTAAGAGTAACTGGTTCTGAATTAGTTGGAGTTGTTCCTTTGCAGGCAATGCTCGATGCTGGTAAATATTTCCTTAACAAGCAGCAACGTTCTACAGGAATCTCAGAGAGAGAGATTATAAAGATTGCAATAAAATCAATGGGACTGGATGAGCTGACTCCATTCGATCCCGATAAGAAGATTATAGAATATATATTAAGGGGTAGTAGCAAAAAGAAACTTATTGATTTATCCCTCGAAGCATTTGCCATTGAGACCGCTTCTGAGTCACCAGCTCCTGGTGGAGGCTCTATTTCTGCTAGCATGGGAGCTTTTGGCGTTGCATTAGGAACTATGGTTGCCAACCTTTCTGCACACAAGCCTGGTTGGGATGATCGTTGGAAAGAATTTTCCGATTGGGCTGATAAGGGAAAGTTTTATATGGAACAGCTCATAAAGCTAATTGACGAGGATACAAATGCTTTCAACAAAATAATGGATGCATTTGGACTACCTAAGAGTAATGATGAGGAAAAGGCTACCAGAAAAAATGCAATTCAACAAGCAACTCTTTATGCTACTGAAGTTCCATTTAAAGTAATGCAACTTTGCTTTGAATCAATGGAGGTTATAAAGGCAATGGCTGAATTCGGTAATCCAAACTCGGTAACTGATGCTGGAGTTGGAGCTTTAGCTGCTCGTTCAGGGGTATTGGGAGCATTCCTAAATGTGAAGATCAATGCTTCTGGCTTGGAGGATAAAGTAGTTGTTGAGAGATTTCTAAAAGAAGGAGAATCCATCGTAAAAAAAGCGATTGAACTTGAAAGTGACATATTGACAATTGTTGAGAATAAGATTTCAGGGAAGAAATAA